In the Ferrimicrobium sp. genome, TAATCTCGTGCTCTCCATCATCTTCCTCTTCGCGACCGAACATTCATCCCTCGGATCGACCATCGCTGACCTCTATAGCCTGGCAGCCTTCATACCTGGCCTCGCACTCACGATTCGAAGACTTCATGACACCAATCGAAGCGCATGGTGGTGGCTCATCTGCCTGATCCCTATCGCCGGGCCGATCGTCCTCCTCGTCCTCCTGGCATTGCCCACCCATCCCACCGAGAACAGATGGGGCTTGCCTCCGACGACTGGCAGAATTCAGAGCTGGTGACGATCCCAGCGACCACGAAACTCCAACTCGGGAACCGCTTGCCAAATCAAGTCACTATCAAGTCTGGCTCGCCTCCACGAT is a window encoding:
- a CDS encoding DUF805 domain-containing protein; this encodes MTFIQAYEQMWLNYTNFRGRATRPAYWKAVAINLVLSIIFLFATEHSSLGSTIADLYSLAAFIPGLALTIRRLHDTNRSAWWWLICLIPIAGPIVLLVLLALPTHPTENRWGLPPTTGRIQSW